Proteins encoded by one window of Arachis ipaensis cultivar K30076 chromosome B04, Araip1.1, whole genome shotgun sequence:
- the LOC107638635 gene encoding aminomethyltransferase, mitochondrial: MRGGLWQLGQSITRRLGHGDKKAVARRFFASEAELKKTVLYDFHIANSGKMVPFAGWSMPIQYKDSIMDSTINCRENGSLFDVSHMCGLSLKGKDSVPFLEKLVIADVAGLAPGTGSLTVFTNEKGGAIDDSVITKVKDDHIYLVVNAGCRDKDLAHIEEHMKAFKAKGGDVSWHIHDERSLLALQGPLAAPVLQHLTKEDLSKLYFGMFTVIDINGSQCFLTRTGYTGEDGFEISVPSENAVDLAKAILEKSEGKIRLTGLGARDSLRLEAGLCLYGNDMEQHITPVEAGLTWAIGKRRRAEGGFLGAQFILKQLEEGPKIRRVGFFSTGPPPRSHSEIQDEGGNNIGEITSGGFSPCLKKNIAMGYVKSGLHKAGTKVKIIIRGKANEGVVTKMPFVPTKYYKPS, from the exons ATGAGGGGGGGATTGTGGCAGCTTGGGCAATCAATCACCCGCCGACTTGGCCATGGTGATAAGAAGGCTGTTGCTCGTCGATTTTTCGCCTCTGAAGCTGAACTGAAAAAGACAGTTCTGTATGATTTCCATATCGCTAATAGTGGGAAGATGGTGCCATTTGCTGGATGGAGCATGCCAATCCAATACAAGGATTCAATCATGGACTCAACAATAAACTGTAGAGAGAATGGCAGCCTTTTCGATGTTTCCCATATGTGTGGGCTAAGCCTGAAGGGAAAGGACTCTGTTCCATTCCTTGAAAAGCTTGTCATTGCTGATGTTGCTGGGCTTGCCCCGGGAACTGGATCTTTGACTGTTTTCACAAATGAGAAAGGAGGGGCGATCGACGACTCGGTGATTACCAAGGTGAAGGATGATCACATATACTTGGTTGTGAATGCTGGCTGTAGAGATAAGGATCTGGCTCATATTGAGGAGCATATGAAGGCATTCAAGGCCAAAGGTGGTGATGTTTCGTGGCACATCCATGATGAGAGATCCCTTCTTGCTCTGCAG GGTCCTCTTGCTGCTCCTGTTCTTCAACATCTGACAAAAGAGGATTTGAGCAAGCTGTACTTTGGGATGTTCACTGTGATAGACATCAATGGCTCACAGTGTTTTCTCACCCGCACAGG GTATACTGGGGAAGATGGTTTTGAGATCTCAGTTCCTTCTGAGAATGCAGTCGATCTTGCCAAGGCAATCCTGGAAAAATCCGAAGGGAAAATAAGACTGACCGGATTGGGTGCCCGAGACAGTCTGCGACTTGAAGCCGGATTATGTCTGTATGGTAATGACATGGAGCAACACATTACACCTGTTGAGGCAGGACTCACATGGGCCATTGGTAAGAGAAGAAGAGCTGAGGGTGGTTTTCTTGGAGCTCAGTTTATACTGAAACAGCTTGAGGAAGGTCCTAAGATCAGACGTGTTGGTTTCTTTTCTACTGGACCACCGCCTAGAAGCCACAGCGAGATTCAAGATGAAGGTGGCAACAACATCGGAGAAATCACCAGTGGTGGATTCAGCCCTTGCCTCAAGAAGAACATAGCGATGGGATATGTGAAATCAGGATTGCACAAGGCAGGAACCAAAGTAAAGATCATTATCCGAGGGAAAGCCAATGAAGGGGTTGTTACAAAAATGCCTTTTGTACCAACCAAATACTACAAGCCCTCCTAA
- the LOC107638634 gene encoding dihydrolipoyllysine-residue succinyltransferase component of 2-oxoglutarate dehydrogenase complex 1, mitochondrial isoform X1, giving the protein MNEAPFIFKRCRSFSLFSVLFCSVLFFTIQKNIVIMWPTIIRRKLATNAFSTPSVLKQALQGPPPPNSPRYATIAKRLVLLGRGSNIVNIAGRQGCPGYPAHVKHIRGVQVSFPLSMWTRLYSSENGDLADAVVPFMGESISDGTLAKFLKKPGDRVEVDEPIAQIETDKVTIDVNSPEAGIIQKLVAKEGDVVQPGIKIAVISKSGEGVAHVASSEKVTSKPPPESSPAEKKTVTEELPKAKPSSPKASSRPSSATDAQAAQPSKSSVKEPQLPPKERERRVPMTRLRKRVATRLKDAQNTFAMLTTFNEVDMTNLMKLRADYKDAFFERHGVKLGLMSGFVKAAVSALQHQPVINGVIDGDDIIYRDYIDISIAVGTSKGLVVPVLREADKLNFADIEKQINMLAKKANDGTISIDEMAGGTFTISNGGVYGSLLSTPIINPPQSAILGMHSIVNRPMVVGGEVVPRSMMYIALTYDHRLIDGREAVFFLRRIKDVVEDPRRLLIDV; this is encoded by the exons ATGAATGAAGCCCCATTCATATTCAAAAGGTGTCGttcattctctctcttctctgttcTGTTCTGTTCTGTTCTGTTCTTCACCATTCAAAAAAACATTGTGATCATGTGGCCAACCATCATCAGGCGCAAACTTGCTACTAATGCTTTCTCCACACCCTCG GTTTTGAAGCAGGCACTGCAGGGGCCTCCTCCTCCTAACTCGCCACGTTATGCCACCATAGCAAAAAGG TTGGTGCTTCTTGGAAGAGGATCAAACATTGTTAACATTGCTGGTCGCCAAGGTTGCCCTG GTTATCCAGCTCATGTCAAACATATCAG GGGTGTTCAAGTATCTTTTCCTCTGTCCATGTGGACTAGGCTTTACTCTTCAGAAAATG GAGATTTGGCTGATGCTGTTGTGCCCTTTATGGGTGAATCCATTAGTGATGGCACTCTTGCAAAATTCTTGAAGA AGCCTGGTGATCGCGTCGAAGTTGATGAGCCAATTGCACAAATAGAAACAGATAAG GTGACCATTGATGTGAATAGTCCTGAGGCTGGCATAATACAGAAG CTTGTTGCCAAAGAAGGCGATGTTGTTCAACCTGGTATCAAGATAGCTGTAATTTCAAAATCTGGTGAAGGTGTTGCTCATGTAGCCTCATCTGAAAAAGTAACTAGCAAGCCACCTCCTGAGTCATCTCCGGCAGAAAAGAAAACTGTTACTGAGGAACTTCCCAAGGCTAAGCCCTCTTCTCCCAAAGCCTCATCCCGTCCATCATCCGCGACAGATGCACAGGCAGCACAGCCTTCTAAATCCTCAGTGAAGGAACCTCAACTTCCCCCCAAGGAAAGGGAAAGAAGA GTTCCTATGACAAGACTCAGGAAACGTGTGGCGACGCGTTTGAAGGATGCACAGAACACTTTTGCCATGCTGACAACGTTTAATGAAGTTGATAT GACTAATTTGATGAAGCTTCGTGCTGACTACAAGGATGCCTTTTTCGAGAGACATGGTGTGAAGTTAGGACTTATGTCTGGATTTGTTAAG GCTGCTGTTAGTGCACTCCAGCACCAACCAGTTATCAACGGTGTAATTGATGGAGATGACATCATCTATAGAGATTATATTGACATTAGTATTGCAGTTGGTACATCAAAG GGTCTTGTTGTTCCGGTATTACGCGAAGCTGATAAATTGAATTTTGCTGACATTGAGAAGCAAATCAACATGCTTGCAAAGAAGGCAAACGATGGTACCATATCAATTGATGAAATGGCTGGAGGTACATTCACCATATCAAATGGTGGCGTTTATGGAAGCCTTTTAAGTACCCCAATCATCAACCCCCCTCAG TCAGCAATACTTGGTATGCACTCTATAGTGAACCGCCCAATGGTTGTTGGGGGTGAAGTAGTTCCAAGATCAATGATGTACATTGCACTTACATATGATCATCGACTGATCGATGGAAGAGAGGCCGTCTTTTTCTTGCGCCGCATCAAAGATGTTGTGGAGGACCCTCGAAGATTGTTGATTGATGTATGA
- the LOC107638634 gene encoding dihydrolipoyllysine-residue succinyltransferase component of 2-oxoglutarate dehydrogenase complex 1, mitochondrial isoform X2 — MAGYPAHVKHIRGVQVSFPLSMWTRLYSSENGDLADAVVPFMGESISDGTLAKFLKKPGDRVEVDEPIAQIETDKVTIDVNSPEAGIIQKLVAKEGDVVQPGIKIAVISKSGEGVAHVASSEKVTSKPPPESSPAEKKTVTEELPKAKPSSPKASSRPSSATDAQAAQPSKSSVKEPQLPPKERERRVPMTRLRKRVATRLKDAQNTFAMLTTFNEVDMTNLMKLRADYKDAFFERHGVKLGLMSGFVKAAVSALQHQPVINGVIDGDDIIYRDYIDISIAVGTSKGLVVPVLREADKLNFADIEKQINMLAKKANDGTISIDEMAGGTFTISNGGVYGSLLSTPIINPPQSAILGMHSIVNRPMVVGGEVVPRSMMYIALTYDHRLIDGREAVFFLRRIKDVVEDPRRLLIDV; from the exons ATGGCAGGTTATCCAGCTCATGTCAAACATATCAG GGGTGTTCAAGTATCTTTTCCTCTGTCCATGTGGACTAGGCTTTACTCTTCAGAAAATG GAGATTTGGCTGATGCTGTTGTGCCCTTTATGGGTGAATCCATTAGTGATGGCACTCTTGCAAAATTCTTGAAGA AGCCTGGTGATCGCGTCGAAGTTGATGAGCCAATTGCACAAATAGAAACAGATAAG GTGACCATTGATGTGAATAGTCCTGAGGCTGGCATAATACAGAAG CTTGTTGCCAAAGAAGGCGATGTTGTTCAACCTGGTATCAAGATAGCTGTAATTTCAAAATCTGGTGAAGGTGTTGCTCATGTAGCCTCATCTGAAAAAGTAACTAGCAAGCCACCTCCTGAGTCATCTCCGGCAGAAAAGAAAACTGTTACTGAGGAACTTCCCAAGGCTAAGCCCTCTTCTCCCAAAGCCTCATCCCGTCCATCATCCGCGACAGATGCACAGGCAGCACAGCCTTCTAAATCCTCAGTGAAGGAACCTCAACTTCCCCCCAAGGAAAGGGAAAGAAGA GTTCCTATGACAAGACTCAGGAAACGTGTGGCGACGCGTTTGAAGGATGCACAGAACACTTTTGCCATGCTGACAACGTTTAATGAAGTTGATAT GACTAATTTGATGAAGCTTCGTGCTGACTACAAGGATGCCTTTTTCGAGAGACATGGTGTGAAGTTAGGACTTATGTCTGGATTTGTTAAG GCTGCTGTTAGTGCACTCCAGCACCAACCAGTTATCAACGGTGTAATTGATGGAGATGACATCATCTATAGAGATTATATTGACATTAGTATTGCAGTTGGTACATCAAAG GGTCTTGTTGTTCCGGTATTACGCGAAGCTGATAAATTGAATTTTGCTGACATTGAGAAGCAAATCAACATGCTTGCAAAGAAGGCAAACGATGGTACCATATCAATTGATGAAATGGCTGGAGGTACATTCACCATATCAAATGGTGGCGTTTATGGAAGCCTTTTAAGTACCCCAATCATCAACCCCCCTCAG TCAGCAATACTTGGTATGCACTCTATAGTGAACCGCCCAATGGTTGTTGGGGGTGAAGTAGTTCCAAGATCAATGATGTACATTGCACTTACATATGATCATCGACTGATCGATGGAAGAGAGGCCGTCTTTTTCTTGCGCCGCATCAAAGATGTTGTGGAGGACCCTCGAAGATTGTTGATTGATGTATGA